AAGGCGCTGCGCCATTTGCATGCCAGGGCTTTGAGGATCTCGCTCGTCGGCAATCAATACCTGATCGAGAAACTTTTCCTGGTCGTTTTCCTTGAGCTTTTGTTCTACATCCCGGCACTTCGCACACAGAGAACCATCGGCAAGAATTTTTTTGACCAGGGTAATACGCATCTGTCACTGCCTTATGTTAATGCGGACCAACTGCTGCCCGGATCATTCCGGACCTGCATGAATTCGGTTGAGAGAAATAGTGGCGCGGAATCTACCAGAGGCAGCGGGTTCAGGGAAATACCAAACGGCGATAGCTCTATAACTGTCGTGACGGCCTGAGGTTGGCTGCAGAACTCATTGTACAAGTCATCGGGAGGATTGCCGGAATCAGGGAAACCGGCTCTCGAGTGTTTCCAGAATCAGCCGGACTTTATCGAGACACTCCCTGTGCTCGGCGGCTGGGTCCGAGTCGGCCACGATACCGCCGCCGGCGGCACAGCTGATCTTGCCAGCGGCGGCCGTCAGTGTCCGAATAGCAATATTGGTATCGGCGCGGCCGCAGCTGCTGATGTAGCCGATGCTCCCGCAGTAAGCACCCCGGGGACTCAATTCCAGCTCGCGAATAATTTCCATCGCGCGGCGCTTGGGAGCGCCAGTAATCGACCCGCCGGGGAAACAGGCTTCCAGTACCTGTGGGAATTCCACGTCTTCCGGAACCTGCCCGGTAATGGTGCTCACCAGGTGGTGGACATTGGCAAAGCTCTGCAGCTCGAAAAGTGCCGGTACCCGCACGCTGCCGCGGCGGCACACTTTGCCAAAGTCATTGCGCAGCAGATCGACAATCATCAGGTTTTCCGCGCGGTCTTTGCGGCTGGCCATAAGGGACCTGGCGAACGCGGAGTCCTCCACCGGGTCGCCACTGCGGGGAGCTGTGCCTTTGATCGGCTCGGTCTGCAGAAAGCTGCCGTCGGCGCGAATAAAGCGCTCGGGAGAAAGACTGAGGAGCTGCCCTTCCGGTAGGGCAAGAAACGCGGAGAATGGGCCCGCTACCCTCTGCCGCAAGGCCAGATACGCGGCGAAGGTATTGCCTTCGTAGCACGCATCAAAGCGTTGGGTGAAGTTCGCCTGATAGATGTCACCAGCGCGAATGTATTCGAGGATGCGCGAGATCTGAGCCTGATACTGCTCGGCGGTGAACTCATGCTTGAACGTAGAAGTCAGGCGGAAGTGTTCCGCCGCCGGCGTCCTGTGCCAATCCAGGCCACTAAATCGTGCGCGCAGGTCCCGTTTTTGCGGTTCGGTGCAGGCTGGATGAAACACCAGGTGACTGGCTTGTAACTGGTGATCGACGATCAGCGCCCAGGTGTAAAGTCCGAAGTAGCCGCCGGGCAACGGTGTTTTGCGATTGTCCGGTGGCAGAAAGTTGCTACTGCTACCAATTTCATAGCCTGCGTAGCCGATTACACCACCGCAGAACGGGAGTTGTTGATCTTCTTCCTGGGGCGCCAGTTCGCACAGAAGGTCGTCTATCTGTTGGAAAGGCGTGTTGCTGTCTGCACTCAATCGCAGATCTGATATCGGGTCGGCACTGAGTATGTCAAAGCGGCCGCCGCGAGCACTGGGATTTCCGGAGTCTAACCAAACGGGGCAGGGCAGATCCGCCAGCGCTGCGAATGCGGCACCGGTATTCATCGAATAAGGCAGGGAAATGATTTGCAAAACGTCAACCAGATATCCGGGCACACTCACCACAAAGAGTGCACCATTTGAGCGGAGCTACTTTACTCCAAAACCAGCCCTGCGCCTATTCACTTCAAGGCGTTTCCCGCTAGCTGTGGCATAGCTCCAGGCTGGCCCGAGGTTACCTCGAAACACCCATCTAGCGGGCGCTTATCACGGCTGCCGGCAACGAGTTGTCAGAATCCTGTGCCCTTAACAAAATCTAGCTGATTTTACGCTCGATTCCTGCCTGGGACATCAGGCGGGTAGCGAGTTCCTCTACCGAGAGTTCGGTGGCGTCCAGGTAGGGGATTTGGCTGCGCCGCAACATCTGTTCAACTTGGCGCACTTCAAATTCGCACTGCTCAGGCGAGGCGTAGCGGCTATTGGCCCTGCGTTCCTGGCGGATACTCATCAGGCGGCGGGGATCAATGGTGAGCCCGAAAAGTTTGTGTTGAAAGGGACGCAGTATTTTCGGCAGCGCGGTAGAGTCCATGTCCTCTTCCGTGATCGGGTAGTTCGCGGCGCGCAAGCCGAACTGCAGGGCGAGGTAGAGGCAGGTCGGGGTTTTACCTGAGCGCGAGACGCCCACCAGAATAATATCGGCACTTTCAAAT
This is a stretch of genomic DNA from Microbulbifer bruguierae. It encodes these proteins:
- the pabB gene encoding aminodeoxychorismate synthase component I translates to MQIISLPYSMNTGAAFAALADLPCPVWLDSGNPSARGGRFDILSADPISDLRLSADSNTPFQQIDDLLCELAPQEEDQQLPFCGGVIGYAGYEIGSSSNFLPPDNRKTPLPGGYFGLYTWALIVDHQLQASHLVFHPACTEPQKRDLRARFSGLDWHRTPAAEHFRLTSTFKHEFTAEQYQAQISRILEYIRAGDIYQANFTQRFDACYEGNTFAAYLALRQRVAGPFSAFLALPEGQLLSLSPERFIRADGSFLQTEPIKGTAPRSGDPVEDSAFARSLMASRKDRAENLMIVDLLRNDFGKVCRRGSVRVPALFELQSFANVHHLVSTITGQVPEDVEFPQVLEACFPGGSITGAPKRRAMEIIRELELSPRGAYCGSIGYISSCGRADTNIAIRTLTAAAGKISCAAGGGIVADSDPAAEHRECLDKVRLILETLESRFP